In one window of Bdellovibrio bacteriovorus W DNA:
- a CDS encoding transmembrane protein (COG0697 Permeases of the drug/metabolite transporter (DMT) superfamily), which translates to MNARARGIIEITIASIGFGFLGIFSKAAFATGLSVGEFLSYRFTLAAAILWIGILIFRPSWVRLSLKQICTAGLLGIFGYAFFSTTYFTAIEGLSITLAALLLYTYPFWVNIFSHFFTHDKVTKKEALYLGVASLGLIFLLWGHVEVKNAWAVLSGLASAISYAGYVMISARVQKDVRPISSALYVITFGAIALSLFHAPSAESISTITTSQALLVLGIALVCTVLPLSLELAALQKLRSKEVALLMMIEPLTATALGILVLRESLGPLQSLGAVLIVTALVANTLKDKKALQESASKSADSLAKQTL; encoded by the coding sequence ATGAATGCGCGCGCCCGAGGGATCATTGAAATTACCATTGCAAGTATTGGCTTTGGTTTTCTAGGAATTTTTAGCAAGGCGGCCTTTGCCACAGGACTCTCTGTGGGAGAGTTTCTTTCTTATCGCTTCACCTTAGCCGCCGCCATTTTATGGATTGGGATTTTAATCTTTCGCCCTTCTTGGGTTCGTTTATCTTTAAAACAAATCTGTACCGCAGGCCTTTTAGGAATTTTTGGTTACGCTTTTTTCTCAACCACCTATTTCACAGCGATTGAAGGCCTAAGCATCACTCTGGCGGCTTTGCTTCTATACACTTATCCATTTTGGGTGAATATCTTTTCGCATTTTTTTACTCATGATAAGGTCACTAAAAAAGAGGCTCTATACCTTGGAGTGGCTTCGTTAGGATTGATTTTTCTTTTATGGGGACATGTCGAAGTTAAAAACGCCTGGGCTGTTTTATCAGGACTAGCATCGGCCATTAGTTACGCAGGCTATGTGATGATCTCAGCTCGCGTGCAAAAAGATGTGCGCCCTATTTCTTCCGCCCTTTATGTAATCACTTTCGGGGCTATCGCACTTTCCTTGTTTCATGCACCGAGCGCTGAAAGCATCTCTACGATCACGACCTCTCAAGCTTTGCTGGTTTTAGGAATTGCTTTGGTTTGCACGGTGTTGCCACTGTCTTTAGAACTCGCAGCCCTGCAAAAGCTTCGTAGCAAAGAGGTCGCCCTTTTGATGATGATCGAGCCCCTCACCGCAACCGCTTTAGGAATTTTAGTTTTACGCGAGAGCTTAGGCCCTTTGCAATCACTCGGAGCCGTTTTAATTGTGACTGCCCTTGTTGCCAACACTTTGAAAGACAAGAAAGCATTGCAAGAATCTGCTTCTAA
- a CDS encoding 2-dehydro-3-deoxyphosphooctonate aldolase (COG2877 3-deoxy-D-manno-octulosonic acid (KDO) 8-phosphate synthase) — MKNKVVQIGNIEVANDKPFVLFAGMNVLESRDLAMQVCEHFLKITEKLKIPYVFKSSFDKANRSSIHSYRGPGMEEGLRIFEDLKKSFGVKIITDVHEIHQAKPVADVVDVIQLPAFLARQTDLVEAMARTASVINVKKPQFLSPGQMGNIVEKIEECGNDKVILCDRGTSFGYDNLVVDTLGFNIMKKVSKGSPVILDATHALQCRDPFGAASGGRRGQVAELSRAGLAVGLAGLFIESHPNPDKAKCDGPSALPLAKVEPFLQQMKALDDLIKSFPELNTES; from the coding sequence ATGAAAAACAAAGTTGTTCAAATTGGAAACATCGAGGTCGCCAACGATAAACCTTTCGTTCTTTTTGCGGGAATGAACGTTTTAGAATCGCGCGATCTTGCTATGCAGGTATGCGAACACTTTCTAAAGATCACAGAGAAGTTAAAAATTCCCTACGTCTTTAAGTCCTCTTTCGATAAAGCCAACCGTTCGTCGATTCACTCATATCGCGGGCCGGGCATGGAAGAAGGTCTTCGCATTTTCGAAGACCTTAAAAAATCATTTGGCGTAAAAATCATCACAGACGTTCATGAAATTCATCAGGCTAAACCTGTTGCAGACGTCGTTGATGTTATTCAACTGCCAGCCTTCCTAGCTCGCCAAACAGACCTTGTAGAAGCAATGGCGCGCACTGCCTCTGTTATCAACGTGAAGAAGCCACAATTTTTAAGCCCAGGTCAAATGGGCAACATCGTTGAAAAAATCGAAGAGTGCGGAAACGATAAAGTCATTCTTTGCGACCGCGGAACAAGCTTTGGCTACGACAACTTAGTTGTGGACACCCTAGGCTTTAATATTATGAAAAAAGTCTCTAAGGGAAGCCCTGTGATCTTGGATGCGACCCATGCTCTGCAATGCCGCGATCCGTTTGGCGCAGCCTCTGGCGGTCGCCGTGGGCAAGTAGCCGAACTCTCGCGCGCGGGACTTGCAGTGGGTCTTGCTGGACTTTTCATCGAGAGTCACCCCAATCCTGATAAAGCAAAGTGCGATGGCCCTTCTGCGTTGCCTTTAGCTAAGGTAGAGCCTTTTCTTCAACAGATGAAGGCGTTGGATGATTTAATAAAATCATTCCCAGAGCTTAACACCGAGTCTTAG